In the genome of Candidatus Eisenbacteria bacterium, the window CGAACGAGTGGTCGCCTCCCTCCACCACGTGGAGCGTGGCCTTGGGGCCGAGCCGCTCGATCACCGGGCCCAAGAGCCCGAGATCCGCGAGCTTGTCCCGCGTGCCTTGGAGGAAGAGCATCGGCGTGGGGACACGCTCGAGGTGCTCCGCCCGCCCGATTCCCGGCGCCCCCGGCGGATGGAGCGGAAAGCCGAAAAATACGAGCCCGCGCACGTCGGGCAGACCGCCCTCGGCGGAGGACAGAGAGGTCATGCGCCCGCCCATGGACTTCCCGCCGGCGAGGAGGGGCAGGTCTTGGGCTGCGCCGCGCGCCGCGGCCACCGCCGACCGCACGGTGGCGAGCAGCACCGGTTGCGGATCCGGGCGTGAGGTCCGCTTCTCCATGTACGGGAACTGATACCGGAACGTCGCAATCTGGCGGGAGGCCAACGCGGTCGCGGCAGCATCCATGAAGCGATGGCGCATACCCGCCCCGGCCCCGTGACCCAGCACCAAGAGCCAGCGCGCGGCGTCGGGCCGCTCGAGCAGCGCGGAGACTTCCCCCGAGGAGCGGCTCGCCTGGAACCGGAGCTCGGTGGCGGTCGTCACGACCGGCCTCGCTTCCCAGGGGTTCCCTTCCGGGGCGTTCGCTTCGCGGCGGCAGGAGGGTTCATCCGCCGCTCGATCGCCGCGATCGCCGCGGCCACGTCCACGCCCTCCCCGAGCACCTCGCTCATCGGATCCGCCATGGACTCGAAGCGCTTCGGCAGCGTCTGGATCGTGAAGCGCGCCGGGTCGAGCCGCGCCGTGACCTCGTCCCAGCGCAGCGGGCAGGAGGCCGGCGCCCCGGGCAAGGGACGTAGCGAATACGGCGCCACGATCGTGTTGCCGTGCCCGTTCTGTCCGAAGTCCACGTAGACCTTCCCGCCCCGCCCCTTGATCGCGCGCGCCACGGTCGAAATCTCCGGAACGGAGTCCACGGTCAGCATCGCGAGCAGTCGGGCGAAGGTGCGGGTTTCCTCGTGCGTGTAGCGCCGGCCCATCGGGATCAGGACGTGCAAACCGGTCGCGCCCGAAGTCTTGACGTAGCTCGGCAGCTTGGTTTCGTCGAGGATCGCCTTCAGGGCGCGCGCCACCTGCACGACGTGCGCGAACGGCGCCCCCTTGGGATCCAGGTCGAGGATAAGCCAGTCGGGCTTCTCGAGGGAGCCGGCGCGCGCGCTCCAGACATGGAGGGGAATCGTGCCGAGGTTCGCCACGTATCGCAGCGACTCGAGGTCGTCGATCACGAAATAACGGATGTCGCGCTCGGTGTCGTCGGAATGCACGGTCTCGGTCCGCACCCAATCGGGCACGTACACGGGCGCGTCTTTCTGGAAGAAGGATTTGCCCTCGATACCGTCTGGATAGCGCGTCAGCACGACGGGACGGTCGCGCAGGTAGGGCAGGAGCAGGGGCGCCACCGTGTCGTAGTAGCGGATGAGGTCGCCCTTCGTGTAGCCCTCCGGCCAGAAGACCTTCTTCAGATTCGTGAGGCGGACGTCGCGGCCTGCGGCCGGAGCGGCGCCATCGCCGCGCCGGGGGACGGCGGTGGGAACCGGCGCCGGCACCTCCTTCGGATCCGCCGTGATCCGCATCGCTTCCTCGCGGCGGCAATCCTCGCGCTTCTTGTCGGGGCGCAGTCCCATGAACGTCGGGTGCCTCAGCCCGCCATCGTCGGTCCACTCGGTGAATCGAATCTCGCACACGAGGCGCGGCTCCACCCAGGTATGCCCGCGGCCGGGGGGACCGCCGGTCTGAAACGGCGAGGTTGCGCGCCGGAGCGGCGCGAGGGCCTGCGCGATTTCCTCGAGCCCCGCCGTGTCGAAGCCGGTGCCGACCTTCGTCACGTACACGAGCCGCGTCCCCTCGTACCGCCCGACGTGGAGCGCGCCGAACCGGGCGCGCGAGCCCTGCGGTTCGCTATAGCCGCCGATCACGAACAGCTCCCGGCGATCGCACTTGACCTTGACCCAGTCCTGCGAGCGGCGGCCGGAATACCGGCTGGCGAGCCGCTTCGCCACGACCCCCTCCAGCCCCATCTCCGACGCCGCCGCGAAGAACGCTTCGCCGTGCTCGAGCACGTGGTCGCAGCGCTGGACGGTCCCTAGCGGCGGGACCACGCGGGCGAGAAGCTCCTTCCGCTGGACGAGCGGGAGGTTTCGAAGGTCGCAGCCCAAAAGACCCGGGCAGTCGAAGAACATGCCGCGGACCGGCACCCGCGCCATCGCGGCCTCGACGTCGCGCGGGCGGGTGAGCCCCATGCGCGCCTGCAGGCGCTGGAAGCTGGGATGACCGCTTTCGTCCTCGGCGATGATCTCGCCGTCGAGCAAGAACCGCGGCACGGCGAGGGCGCGCAACGCGGCCGCGACCTCGGGATAGCGGCCCGTGATATCGTCGCCGCTCCGGCCGGTCAGCCGGACCTCGTCGTCCTTGCGCCAGGCGAGGACCCGCACGCCGTCGTACTTGATCTCGAAGCACCACTCGGGACCCGACGGGGGGCGCGTGGCCAGGGTCGCCAGCATGAGCGGAACCTTGCGCGCCGACGCCTCACCCTTCGGCGCGTCCAGCGATCCAACCCGCTCCCGTACGGCGGCGATGGTACCGCTCACGTCACGCATCTCCTCGACCGTTAGGCCGGAAATCACCGACTCCGGATAGCGGTCGATCGCCTCGTACTCGGTGACGGCGCCGTCGGCCTTCTTGAGAAGGAGCCATTCCTTTTCCTTCTTCCCCATGCGCACGAGCGTCCACCGGCCGCGCAGCTTGAACCCGTTGAGCTCCAACTCCAGCTTCCCGCGCGCGTACTGCTCGAGCGGATCCTCGGGCTTGAACGAGCGAAACGAACCGCGATCCCAAACGATCACCGATCCCGCCCCGTAGTTGCCCGAGGGAATCACTCCCTCGAAGTCGCCGTACTCCAGCGGATGATCCTCGACATGCACGGCGAGACGCTTTTCCTCGACGCGGGTCGACGGCCCTTTGGGGACCGCCCAGCTCTTGAGCGCGCCGTCCAGCTCGAGCCTGAGGTCGTAGTGCATGTTGCGCGCCCAGTGCTTCTGAACGACGAACCGGGGGCCGGGTCCGGGGATGGGGATGGCCCGGCCGGCTGGCGGGGCGTCGCCCGCGCCGAACGGCTCCGGAGTGCGGACGGGGTCCCGCTTGCGGCGGTAATCCTCGAGATGGGGGTCGCGGGCTGAGCTCACGGGATGGGCCTCGGCGCCGGCCCGGCAGCCTTAAGGCCGAGGCCTGAGCGGTCGATATTGGACTTAGCGTTGAGTATAGCAGAGCATGGTGATAGCCTCGTGCCATCCAGTATTGGAGGGACTACGCATGCCGCCACATTCCATTGGATCGGGGATCCTGTCGTTTGGCCTGGTCTCGATCCCGGTCAAAATGTACACAGCCGCCACGTCGGCTGGGGTGTCCTTCAACCTGCTCCACGAGAAGTGCGGTGGCCGGATCAAGCAGCAGCAGATCTGCCCGGCCTGCAACGAGGTCCTGGAGCGCTCCTCCCTCGTCAAGGGGTACGAGTTCGCCAAGGACCAGTACGTGCGCTTCACCGAAGAGGAGCTGAAGGGGCTCGAAGGCGAGGCCTCGAAGGTGATCGACATCGCGGAGTTTGTGCCGCTGGAACGGGTCGACCCGATCTACTTCGAGAAAACGTATTATCTCGGCCCCGACAAGGGGGGCGAGAAGCCCTACCGGCT includes:
- the ligD gene encoding DNA ligase D, translated to MSSARDPHLEDYRRKRDPVRTPEPFGAGDAPPAGRAIPIPGPGPRFVVQKHWARNMHYDLRLELDGALKSWAVPKGPSTRVEEKRLAVHVEDHPLEYGDFEGVIPSGNYGAGSVIVWDRGSFRSFKPEDPLEQYARGKLELELNGFKLRGRWTLVRMGKKEKEWLLLKKADGAVTEYEAIDRYPESVISGLTVEEMRDVSGTIAAVRERVGSLDAPKGEASARKVPLMLATLATRPPSGPEWCFEIKYDGVRVLAWRKDDEVRLTGRSGDDITGRYPEVAAALRALAVPRFLLDGEIIAEDESGHPSFQRLQARMGLTRPRDVEAAMARVPVRGMFFDCPGLLGCDLRNLPLVQRKELLARVVPPLGTVQRCDHVLEHGEAFFAAASEMGLEGVVAKRLASRYSGRRSQDWVKVKCDRRELFVIGGYSEPQGSRARFGALHVGRYEGTRLVYVTKVGTGFDTAGLEEIAQALAPLRRATSPFQTGGPPGRGHTWVEPRLVCEIRFTEWTDDGGLRHPTFMGLRPDKKREDCRREEAMRITADPKEVPAPVPTAVPRRGDGAAPAAGRDVRLTNLKKVFWPEGYTKGDLIRYYDTVAPLLLPYLRDRPVVLTRYPDGIEGKSFFQKDAPVYVPDWVRTETVHSDDTERDIRYFVIDDLESLRYVANLGTIPLHVWSARAGSLEKPDWLILDLDPKGAPFAHVVQVARALKAILDETKLPSYVKTSGATGLHVLIPMGRRYTHEETRTFARLLAMLTVDSVPEISTVARAIKGRGGKVYVDFGQNGHGNTIVAPYSLRPLPGAPASCPLRWDEVTARLDPARFTIQTLPKRFESMADPMSEVLGEGVDVAAAIAAIERRMNPPAAAKRTPRKGTPGKRGRS
- a CDS encoding alpha/beta hydrolase, with the protein product MTTATELRFQASRSSGEVSALLERPDAARWLLVLGHGAGAGMRHRFMDAAATALASRQIATFRYQFPYMEKRTSRPDPQPVLLATVRSAVAAARGAAQDLPLLAGGKSMGGRMTSLSSAEGGLPDVRGLVFFGFPLHPPGAPGIGRAEHLERVPTPMLFLQGTRDKLADLGLLGPVIERLGPKATLHVVEGGDHSFEVPKRSGRSVTDVLEELAQTVAGWAEPLA